In Dromiciops gliroides isolate mDroGli1 chromosome 4, mDroGli1.pri, whole genome shotgun sequence, one DNA window encodes the following:
- the CASC3 gene encoding protein CASC3 → MADRRRQRASQDTEDEESGASGSDSAGSRGGGGGGGGPGGGSSSSMRGGRSGGLNSRRAEGGGLRSPDESECESEDCIEGDAVLSDYESAEDSEGEEDYSEEESSKVELKSEANDAANSLAKEEKGEEKPDPKGTVTGERQSGDGQESTEPVENKVGKKVSKHLDDDEDRKNPAYIPRKGLFFEHDLRGQTQEEEVRPKGRQRKLWKDEGRWEHDKFREDEQAPKSRQELIALYGYDIRSAHNPDDIKPRRLRKPRFGSSPQREPNWDDDRPNKPPRHQGSGGSSLPPRTFINRNAAGTGRMPTSRNYSRSGGYKEGRTGFRSAENGGPRSIRSNDSVRHENGYRSRRLEYTSSRDLSPEVESSRMLSSSPEKEEAIFEPPPPPPETVPPPPDRPVEKKSYSRARRSRNKAGDASKLAEEVPPPSEGPAPAPPPPATTPPPPPSPPPPPPPSKTGNWEAPADSSTGTLEQDMTQLNLTEQNWSPGQPQYLQPRELRGIPNHMHLGAGPPPQFNRMEEMSVPGSRAKRYSSQRQRPVPEPPAPPVHISIMEGHYYDPLQFQGPIYTHSDSPTPMPPQGMIVQPEMHLPHPGLHPHQTPAPLPNPGLYPPPVSMSPGQPPPQQLLAPTYFSAPGVMNFGSPSYPYAPGALPPPPPPHLYPNTQAQSQVYGGVTYYNPVQQQVQPKPSPPRRTSQPVTIKPPPPEVVSRGSS, encoded by the exons CCCGGTGGAGGTTCCTCTTCCTCGATGCGCGGGGGCCGATCCGGGGGCCTCAACTCGCGGCGGGCGGAGGGAGGCGGTCTCCGGAGCCCCGACGAGTCGGAGTGT GAAAGTGAAGACTGCATAGAAGGTGATG cTGTTCTCTCAGATTATGAAAGTGCAGAGGATTCAGAA GGAGAGGAAGATTACAGTGAAGAGGAAAGTTCCAAGGTGGAGTTAAAGTCAGAAGCAAATGATGCTGCTAATTCTTTggcaaaagaagagaagggagaagaaaagcctGACCCAAAAGGCACTGTGACTGGAGAGAGACAAAGTGGAGATGGGCAA GAGAGCACAGAACCTGTAGAAAACAAGGTGGGTAAAAAGGTCTCAAAGCATTTGGATGATGATGAAGATCGGAAGAACCCTGCCTACATTCCCAGGAAAGGCCTCTTCTTTGAGCATGATCTCCGAGGCCAAACCCAAGAAGAAGAAGTCAG ACCGAAAGGACGTCAGCGGAAGCTGTGGAAGGATGAGGGCCGGTGGGAACATGACAAGTTCAGAGAGGATGAACAAGCACCCAAGTCTCGGCAGGAGCTCATAGCCCTCTATGGTTATGATATTCGATCAGCTCACAACCCTGATGATATCAAACCTCGGAGACTCCGTAAACCCAG GTTTGGAAGTTCTCCACAGAGGGAGCCTAACTGGGACGATGACCGGCCAAATAAGCCTCCCCGTCACCAAGGCTCCGGGGGATCCTCCTTGCCACCAAGAACATTCATCAATCGTAATGCTGCTGGTACAGGCAGAATGCCTACATCTAGGAACTATTCCCGATCTGGAGGctacaaggaaggaaggactggATTTAGGTCTGCAGAAAATGGTGGGCCTCGTAGCATTCGCTCTAATGACTCTGTTAGGCATGAAAATGGTTATCGTTCTAGGCGCCTGGAGTACACATCATCTAGGGACCTGTCTCCCGAAGTGGAGTCTTCCCGTATGCTTagcagcagccctgaaaaagagGAAGCAATTTTTgaacctcctccccctccccctgaaaCTGTACCACCACCCCCAGACAGACCAGTTGAGAAGAAGTCCTACTCTCGAGCAAGAAGATCCAGAAACAAAGCTGGAGATGCAAGCAAGTTAGCAGAGGAAGTGCCGCCACCTTCGGAGGGGCCAGCCCCTGCACCTCCACCCCCTGCAActaccccaccaccacccccatccccaccaccaccacccccaccctcaaagaCTGGGAATTGGGAGGCCCCAGCGGATTCCAGCACAGGGACACTCGAGCAAGACATGACCCAACTGAATTTGACAGAACAAAATTGGAGCCCAGGGCAGCCTCAATATCTACAACCAAGGGAGCTTCGAG gtaTTCCCAACCATATGCACCTGGGAGCAGGCCCTCCACCTCAGTTTAACCGTATGGAAGAAATG AGTGTTCCAGGTAGTCGAGCCAAACGATATTCATCCCAGCGTCAGAGACCTGTCCCTGAGCCACCTGCCCCCCCTGTACACATCAGTATCATGGAAGGGCACTACTATGACCCAT TGCAGTTCCAGGGACCAATCTACACCCACAGTGACAGCCCTACACCAATGCCTCCTCAGGGCATGATTGTACAACCAGAAATGCACCTCCCCCACCCTG GTTTACATCCCCATCAGACACCAGCACCTCTGCCTAACCCGGGTCTGTACCCCCCACCAGTGTCCATGTCCCCAGGACAGCCACCACCCCAGCAGCTGCTTGCCCCTACCTACTTCTCCGCTCCAGGGGTCATGAACTTCGGCAGTCCCAGCTATCCCTATGCCCCAGGggcactgccccctcccccacctcctcaccTGTACCCTAACACCCAG GCTCAGTCTCAGGTGTATGGAGGAGTAACCTATTATAACCCAGTCCAGCAACAGGTGCAGCCGAAACCTTCTCCCCCGAGGCGGACATCCCAGCCCGTCACCATCAAGCCCCCACCACCTGAG GTTGTAAGCAGAGGTTCCAGTTAA